The genomic segment ATTCTTTGATGATTCTTGGAGTTTGGCTTCAAGAATTGAAATTACGTTGTTGAGCTTCATCTCCTTCTCTTTGAGGTCCTTGAGCGCCTCTCTGCTCTCCTTGAAGTTACTGGTCATGAGTTGGAGCTGATGCTCAAGTTCACTGATGCGCTGCTGCCGGTGAACGACTGCCCGGCACAGTATTACACGGCTGACAATCAGCAGTACAATAACGAAACCTTTTTTATAATGGTGCTCTGACAGGAAACACTTTCTTTTCTTGGGGCAGTAGAGTTGGACCGGGCCTGGTAAGGTCCTCTAACTGACTGGCAATTCTTCCTTTTCTTGGTTATCTCCAATATAAGCCGGTTCAAAAAGCAATTTAATGGAACATCTATTCGAATCCATCTAAAGAGAAACAACATGTAGGTTTTAACAGCCGAGCAGCATATATAACGAATAGTTGGACTGGGTATCAGCTCcactaaaagtaaattaaaattcCAATCTATTTCTACCTCGAACAGTCGCAGTTTAGAGAATATACACAATTTTACATGTGAAGTTTGGTGAAGTATCGCCAAAAGTAACAGGGGCCTCATGGGCTATCAAACTCACCAAGCCGCATATACAGAAGTGAACCACAGCCATCAACTGTAACCAACCTCCAGCTGGAATCTACCTCACCTGACAGGTGCTGGCATGACATCACTGGCCATATCTGCTGAGCATGAATTGCCAGCTTTAAAGATGGAGACCAACTGAATTTAACTATTGTGGACCCGTAGCAATTCCCGCACTGGTCTGCACTGtgaatttttcagttttgaaagTTGCAGAGAGCTCTTGCATGCTTAATGCACTTCTGTATATGCGGCTTTGTGAGTTTGATAGCCCTCAAGGCCCCTGTTACTTTTGCCGATaattcattatatacagtaagccTTTATTTGCAGGCACTGCAGATTATTGAATTAACATCACAGAGGCAGGAAAATCCACGATAGGCATACATACCAAGAAATTATCTTGTGACTAGATCTGATTTTGCCCTCAATCCCTGAAAAAAGGTTAATTCATCAGAGAGCCTATTTTTTCTTTTAGGAACTGGAAAACAGGCATTTTATTTAACAGCGCACCAAATCTCaatttcagggccggatttacatattgggcgcccctgtcccctcccttttattcatgcaaattttcatcatctgtaccggagcaatgggaattggtgcatgggaaattttaaaaaattattgtatccccagtgtttttgaaccaatgtgggtgtggttgggcagcatgccgccccctaaaatcctgccaccctaggcccgggccttggtggcctttccacaaatccgggcctgctcaatTTAACTCTTTGACTCATGGACTAGTGGgtccataaaaatatttattggtgcTGCAAAAATCGGACTTCACGTGGAGTTCACACCAACTCTGaatatgtgacaaaaatgacatcactaccaACCATTATAAACTGacgacatcactagtcaccgtttataaggatataatttacaagatattcatggcttttgtgtattataatgatatatgaaTAGGATGTATAGCCTCCTCTCTCACAGAGTTTGTAGCTCCTAACAGGTCGCTAGTTAGAAACTATTGAGCTGTGGCTGCTCAGAAACCTCATTATATAGAGCTagtaccattatgacatcacatcaATCATGTGACATCCCTGGATACATCAACTCACCATTAAAATTGAGATAATCATCTCATCTCTAAATATTCTAAAAACAACTTTGACAATAATCATATATATTTCCAAATGGAAAATCTTAATAGCATAGCATTATAATCGGTGTCCATTCTATATAGTAGTCCTTATATAATATAGTTTGTTTAGTTATTTATCCTTATTAGTCAATATATCTCTCTTATTCTTTCTCTCCATTCAATGCATTTAACATACCATCATTTCTGCATGTATATAAGGGAACTATATAAGCTTCAAATCACTGATAGGCCCGAcagaagaaactttctaaatataataaattataaattctgtaaaaaaaaaaaaatcctcataaAGCCTAAAAATTGCTGCATTATAAATTAAGTAACCATAATCCCTGTGTTAATCCCAGTAATATTTTGCTTGTGCACAGGTGTTCCGATGGACGGGTGAAAATACATTCTTTGTAAGAGGTGATGTCGAATCCTTAACATTTGGAGGAGGAAAGTGGTGGGTAACTTTATAACTTGCACATTTAATGCTCCTCACACTTTCTGCTCTTTCTCACGTGtcctttgtattttttagtggaaGCATCGGCCTATGGCTGGATGGAGATCTGTATAATGGAAGGAGCCAAAGATGCGAAACTTTTGATAACCAGATTCTGTCTACCTATGAACAGTTCTACATACACAGCCTGGAGGTCTGGGCTTTCACCTGAACTCTCATCATCTCTCTCTTGCCCAAGACACACTGGCATCTTCTCTGCCGGCGGAGAAAATGCCCAGCAGACCATCAGTCCATCTGGAATGCTGCAGAACTCTGTACTGTGAATGGATTTGTGCTGGAAACCAACAACCAGCTTTAAACTTCATAACAAGCTACCATGTACCATCCGTCTGTATGGGTTTCTTTTCAGACCTTTAAAGGagacttatgtaaaaaaaacaagactgtgccagtgcattaaaattatagaaggaatgtgctttaaaaatgttttatttctgacTTCttaaaaatttctgcaaaaaccctactagtcccgcccacttcctgctgcctcctttcccaggctgtgcaggggagctggtggaactccgctcactgcactgtaggatagcaACCAATTACCAGCTGGGCTGCCTTCATAGGACAcgcgcatccctaatttaaaacacagacagggaccagagaacatctataggaagctccagtaaaactgacatttttaaacacaatattaatttacacccaaaagtaaaaccagcaccaaaAAGTATACATCATTGCCtacaaaattcgttttttttaaatttatcctaTATGTGTTCGTTTTAAATACTTGTGAATGGCTGGGAAATAACTGTGGGTTATCCTGTACAATGATTCAGGGGGGTGTTACCCCATTTCCTCAGCTAAATAATAAAGAGCACTGTGTAGGATAGGGGTATTTCCCATTATTTAAACtattcagggccagatttacctttttgctgcccctaggtCCTAGCGCCCCCCCACCCCCCTGCGAGCACATGCGCCGGGCACCAGGTCCTGCCGGTGAACACGCTCACATCCTCCCCTTGCAAGCTGCATCTTCTGAATTTTCACGCTTCTTCAGCAAATTCCGGCTATATTCCGGCTATATATATGCAGTAATTTCATTGCACACCAGGTCCTAGTGCTTGCTGGATCGTGAACACACTCTCATCCTCCCCCTGAAGAGGAAGGACAAggaatagatagacagacagacagatagagggatagatagatagatagatagatagatagatagagggattgatagatagataaatagatagatagacagatagagggatagatagatagatagacagacagatagatagagggatagatagatagatgatagatagatagatagatagatggatagagggatagatggatagagggatagatagatagatagatagatagatgataagaagatgatagatagatagatagatagatagatagatagatagataatagatagatagatagatagatagatagatagagggatggatagatagacagatagatagatagatgatagatagatagatgatagatagatagatgatacgtagatgatagatagatagatagatgatagatagatagatagatagatagatatagggatggatagatagatagatagatagatagatagatagatagatagatagatagatagatagatagaaggatggatggatagatagacagatagatagagggatagatagatagatagatagatagatagatagatagatagatagatagatagatagatagatagaaagaaggatggatagatagataaatagatagatagatagatagatagatagatagatagatagatagatagatagatagagggatagatagatagatagatgatagatgatagatagatagatagatagataaaatagacagacagatagacagataatatACACGTTAATAGAAGAAGAAGGACAAGGAAGGACAAgtctctgtgtgtttgtataGAGCAATGTACACTGTCAGATGATAGGTTTCCTGCCTCCCTAACCCTGCCCCTACCATTAATGAGCAGAATGGaatgtggaaaaaaacagaaacattagCAGCTCTCTTCCCTGATTGGCTTTTTCCGGCCAATCCCCTTCATCATTATCAGAGTCTCCTGGGACATGTAGTTTGTGTGCAGGCTGCTGGCTTTTGTGCTGGAGCCCACACGGACTACACATCCCAGGAATCAACGTTCATTTGCTCATTTAAAGCAGTCTCTTACCTTGGCGCACTCACAATAGACATTAGCCGGATCAGGTAAGGGGATTGTCTATAGGGCACTATAGGGGCCACATGCTGTATTTGTATTAGAGCCCAGGACAGGCTGGGTATGAGACACTCGTGCTGCATCCAGTCTTTATCATTCTCACTGGCTGTTGTGCGTCTTCTACCAACACCCCTAATAGCTCTGTCTgttacacacaaatatacacatatacatacacatatacatatacacatagagAGCAAACAGTCGTTTTCTGTTAGATGTGCAGGGTCATCTAATCAGGCCCTGCTGGACTATAAAtctcaacatgtatttatagcatTACAGGATATTATGTATCATCTGTCTGTACATCTGTATGTATTCATATCCATATACAGATATCTGAAGCTCTCTAAATATATTAAACCCAAAAGTTGTGTCTATAGTTTTGTTTatctgtatctatatctataatatatatatatgtctgtctatctatgtatatatctatctctgCATATCTATGTATCTGCATATCTGTGCCTGTCTATCTGTATTTATCTATCTAGCTGTCTCTGTCTATTTATTTATGcatgtatgatattatctataatttatctattatatatagatagatatttctGTCTACATCTGTATCTATaacatatttatctttatttgtatctataacatatctatcatctgtctatcctATCTGTCTTTGTTTCtgtgtctgtctatatatctgGCTATCGATCAAACTGTGTGATATATCTATATTCTATGTCTATATCTACTTATAgctgtctctctatctatctatctatctatctctctctctctctctctctctctctctctctctatttttatctatctatctatctatctatctatctatctatctatctatctatctatctatctatatctatctctctatctatttatctgtctatcgctctatctatctatctatctatctatctatctatctatctatctatctatctatctatctatctatctatctatcgctctatctatctatatctatctatcgctctatctatctatttttatctatctatcatctatctatctatctatccttaaTCATTGTACCactgtctgtctatatatatatatatatatatatatatatatatatatatatatatatatatatatatatatgcatagaatggaccagacggtgtgctggtccattctatgcatgtataaagactttgaccgagcacccggcctggagaaaaaagtggacagagtgcaggtgtttgtactataatatatatatatatatatatatagcaaaaaaacttccgcacacataggtcttgataagtgaaaaaaagctggtagatttctttcaacgtttcggcttacaaactcaagccgtcatcaggaacggcttgagtttgtaagccgaaacgttgaaataaatctaccagctttttttcactcacaagacctatgtgtgcggaagttttttttttttttttttgctttatagatatgaatttttgttccagcacctaggcatcaacatggctatctgagtgcacctatctagttatatgtatatatatatatatattgatcaatCTGTGTGATATATCTAAAtacaatatctatatatagatgtctctatctatctatcatctatctatctatcatctatctatctatcatctatctatctatctctctctatcgtGTCTTCATATGTCTGCATATATCTATATCATATCACATGGAAGCAGAAGGTGCTACTAGTTTATTTTTCTCATTGTTTGTGGtgtgttcccctttaatgctcttGTATAAAGGGACAGGAAAAAAATTACCCTATAGCCATTACCCCCTACGATTTCATAGTCATTCAAGAGCCTTCAGATTGTATTTGCCGTCCAATCTAGAAGTAGGAATTCAGAGTGGGTGGGAGCCATTCATTGTACAGAAGTCCATAATAGGAGTATTTTTTGCCATCTTTATGTCTTAGCAGGAGGAGCCATGGAAGGCCTTGAAGCTGATTCCCAAAAGAAGATCGGAAAAACTGTGTGGAAATTATCTAAAGGCGAAAAGAAAGAAACCCATATTcccaaaaatgtgttaaatgtggGCAAATCAAATCAAAGTGTAAATGTCCCAGCAGCCCATAAAAACAACCAAAGAGTGTGCAGTGGGTCGCCGCAAGCTCCGCCTTCTACAGATGAGCAAAGTCCCCGGGCGTTAAAGGTTCAGCAGATTGTCCAAGAGAAAAAGTTTCCATACAGCGTCGTGGGTGAAAAGGTGGAAGAAAAGTCTTTTTATAGAGACGATGAAGGCAAAGACTCAAAGGACAGGCGCTTTTCCTGTGCAGTTTGTCACAAGAGCTTTGCTCAGAAATCCAACCTTATCACGCACATGAGGGTGCACACGGGATCCAGGCCCTACATTTGCACGGAATGTGGGAAGAGCTTCAGTACCAGCTCCAATGCCGTCACACACCAGAGAGTCCACACGGGAGAGCGGCCCTACAGCTGCGAGGAATGCGGCAAAAGTTTCAGCATCAGCTCCAACCTGGTCACTCACCAGCGGGTGCACACCGGAGAGAAACCCTATGAGTGCTCTGACTGTGGCAAAAGCTTCACCCACCGCTCCAACCTGGTTATTCACCAGAGGGGACACTCGGGAGAGAAGCCCTACGTCTGCTTAAAATGTGGGAAGAACTTTACTCACAGTTCCCATCTTGTGGCGCACCAGAAAATCCACGCGTAAACcatgcacggggggggggggggtatacacTATGATGGCAGTCCTCTTATCCTGATGTGCTTGGCCTTCTCTGAATGagttaaaccagtgatccccaacctgtagctcgtAACATGTTATTCCCCAATGTTGCtcacagtgacctcaaagcaggtgcttatatttgcaTTCCTGGCTTAGAgtcaagttttggctgcataaaaagcaAGTGTACagctaaacagagtctcctgtggctagggttgccacccggccggtattttaccggcctagccggtaaaacgcctgccaaggccggggccggtattacaaatttacaggcaatgtagctgctggtaagtttgtaatacccttaaaaagacccccacGGCCCTCTCTCAATCTCCTGTAAATCTTAGCTTTTGTCCTCTGTCTTCACAGCTCTGCGCCACGGCCTGCCCCTTTTtacgtcatagccctgcccctttttGTCACCACGGCCGCCTCTTTTTACGCTATAGCCCCGCACCCTTTGACGTCGCACcagcccctttttgttcccgccccccaccagccggtaacaaaattaagaaaaggtggcaaccaggtccggactgagaattacaataggccctggcatttcaggtacatagaggcccaatcagcccacagagaggcccaaacagcctccaaccagccaactaaatataatctttctatggcaccttatagcagcccctctggcatttgccagaacccacagattgccagtccgggcctggtggcaaccctacctgccagtggctgccagtccacatagaggctaccaatagccaatcacagcccttatttggcacctcccaggaacatattttgtgcttgtgttgctccccaactctttacaaTTAAATTTGGCTTACAGatgaaaaaggtttgggacccctgagTTTAACCATGTGATGCGGGACGTGGGAGGGACCTGTAACAGTTTATATTAGGGatccaccaaatccactattttaggattagGCCGAATTCTTTGTAAAAGATTTGTTCAAAtattgaaccaaatcctaatttgcatatgtaaatcagggaaaACGAGGGAGAAAGAGAACCACATGCACAAGACTTCCTTATTTGCGTGCCGAAAAGTTatgagtttttttggatttgaatttggttcagccaggcacttggatttggccggaccctgctgaaaaagtccaaaccgaatcctggatccaaGGCCTGTATCAGTTGGGACCGGGGGTATTCCCGCAAACGACCCAGGGCCGGAGGGTCCCCAAGAGAAACGAAGGTCGACCTTGGAGAAGCAaacattcatacagtatatggatataaTGAGAAGCCTTGTGATCATAGTGTCATCAACATTACTCTTTATGTGTATTACACATTACAGGCAGGTGGAACTACCATACAGCATGCCCCATTCTGTTCAGAACAAGCTCAGTTGCATGTGCTTCATATAATCCCCTTACCCCCATACTAGGtgctgccttaaaggaccagtaacactaagcAATGAAAAGAATACATATTACGTACCAGTTATTTCTGTCttgtacatgttaaaaaaaatatttttttgtttggaacaaaagtcctgtttttattgttgcagcacgtgtgtgtgtgtgtgtgtgtgtatctgcggGTCACAGCAAGAGCCACGGTTGGGCATGTTATGGGTAAGGACAGAATCAGTTTGCTGGAGGTTGGATTCTCCATGAAGAGCCCCGCAGAACAAAACTACAGATTTTACTATAGAAATAGCAAGAtttctataaatgtatatatatgtatgagtcGGCCTGGTCCCAGATTGGCCAGCCATACATGGAGCTAAACTAGGCTGATCATTCAATGGGGCCTatggacagggtcagactgggccagtgggatacCGGGGGAAAAACGCGGTGGGCACTGGCTTTCAAGGCCGACCCAGACCTGCTAATGTGTGGCGGTTTTTGCACACAGTGCACCTTTTTTTGCGCACGGTACAGCATTTTCAGCGCAtgtgtgcagggagttgcaagagaACCCCCAGGGACTGCCTGGAGGGCCCTttgttttgcagccccggtgggccccaaggcaccagtccgaccctgcctatgGAGGAGCAACGTGCACCTTGTCTTGTAGGATTTTCAAACCTTTccaattaaagggcttgttcacttttaagttaacttttagtatgaggtatatagtgatattctgagacaattagcaattggtttttatttttgagataattagctttttattcagcagctctccagtttgcaatttccaaatccccctagcagcCATACGTTAATTTAAATACTTCTAAATGAATAGAAAgacgtgtaataaaaagtagcaataacaatacacgtgtagccCCATTTGAGAGTTGGAAAAAGTCTGAAGAAGGAGGCAAGCCagttaaaatctataaaaatgaaaaaatgaagacccattgagaatttgcttagaattagtcattctataacatactaaaagttaacctaaagttgAACCACTCCTTATCTGGATGATTTTCAGCCATATATCAGTCAGGCAAGTCCATGCAGGAGTATTTTCTGACATAAAAAGGGTTTTATTACCTTGTTTAACTACTGTCAGTTATAATTACTCagtgtaattattttatttctgtggtttaatttcatttttataaaagttaTTGACTTTTCAGTTTTGCATGGCTGGAACTTGGTTCATCTCAATGTGCAATCATTGTTTTATTTCTCTGATTTGTTATTCAGATTTGGTTTAGTGGTTTATCTTTGACCCCTAGAACTTGTGGCTGATATAATGCTGTAAAATTCATGTTGTGTGTAGAGTTGCCATCTCACTCCTGTAATCCCTGCCACATATTAAATCCACATCCAGAATGTCTAGTTAGTAATTCGTTTAGATACAtggctgcagactgaactgattaaCTCATCTAACTTAATTGCTAACTAGACATTTaggatgtggattcaatatgtggccaGGACTACAGGAGTGAGATGGCAACTGGCAAGCCTAATTTTGAGCCAATGTCCAGAAACTCGTAAAAATCACTAAAAAGACATAACAACAGAGTTTGGAGCATTCTCAGGGAAGAGTGACAGTGGATAGCAGAGAGATGGTGAGTGGGTGGGAGGGAGATGgatccctatagtaacagtgggataatgtctctgggaagggactgtgactgtgggatagcaggtatagtagggagagatggtctatagtaacagtgggataaagtgactgtgggatagcaggtatataggaGGGAGATGGTGTATAGTAATAGTGGGAAAGTAGTctcggggaagggagtgtgactgtgggatagcaggttatagtagggagagatggtgcctatagtaacagtgggataatagtctctgggaagggagtgtgactgtgggacagcaggtttagtagggagagatggtgtctatagtaacagtgggataatagtctctgggaaggggctgtgactgtgggatagcaggtatagtagggagagatggtgcctatagtaacagtgggataatagtctctgggaagggtctgtgactgtgggatagcaggtatagtagggagagatggtgcctatagtaacagtgggataatagtctctgggaagggactgtgactgtgggatagcaggtatagtagggagagatggtgtctatagtaacagtgggataatagtctctgggaaggggctgtgactgtgggatagcaggtatagtagggagagatggtgcctatagtaacagtgggataatagtctctgggaagggtctgtgactgtgggatagcagggagaGGCGGTGTCTATAGTATGGGTCAGTTTAGCTGTGATACGGGGAAGGGAATCCTCTACTCACTTATTTCCAATATAAAAATCTTAGTGGGGAGGTATGTGGTTATTACAGAAACATTTTGGTTAAAGCAGATGGTCCTGGCCAGAGATTACAATAGCACATGTATAAGGGAGTAAGTAATGTGTAGTTTGAAGAGTCTGAAGACATCCCTTCCTGGTTCATCCAGTGTCAGTCAGCTGAAAGGAGATGTGCTGGGACTGACAGTGAGGTTCACTCTCTATGGACAGTGGAGTTGTGTTTACAGATACAAGGAGAAAAAGGCTTAGattaagggcacatgggcagattagttgcccaggcgacaaattgcctcttcttcggggcgacaatctccccgaactatcTTCCtgtcggctataatgaaaaatcgccagcgggatggcacttgcggcgattcgttttccaaagtcgcccggtTTCCTCCTGAATCTGCCCGTATGGCTAATGTATGTGTGTAGGACAATGCTGGGTCCCTGGAGATGGTGTAGAGACTGTGGCTTCTCTCTGGATGACAGAATGTCTAGGTCAGTTTGTCCCAACTTAATTAACCCTTCCCCTTGGTTCATGTTGACTAAAGTAACACCTCCCTGTTCTGCACTTGTGGGATGTAAACCACTCAGAGTAATGGTATATGCTTTTATTCTAGGGCCTTGTCTCCAGAAAGTTGGTTGGGGGGAACCATTTACCTTGGCAAGTGAGGGGTGAAAATATTGCTCAACAGTCCTAAATGCTGATCCTCCTGTTGCGCCACAAGCCTTAGTGCTATAGAGACTTTGCAGTTCTTCTGCTTTTTCAATTTACAAATTCTCCTTTTTGCCATGTTCTATTTGTGTGTTTTCTTACAAAATGATACAGAGCTTTGCTGTCCGTGGGGGAATATGCACAAAATTGGGTATAGGTGGTGGGGGATGTGGGTAGGTAAAGATTTGGGAGGAGTGAAGGTTGGTGAGTTGGGCATAacaggacaggtatgggacctgctatccagaatgctcgggacctggggttttccaggataacagatctttctgtcatttggatcgttatactttaaaggagaaccaaacccctttATTCATAAAAACCCCTAGTTGAGCTCACGGGAGCCATCTTCTGGCGTGTAGTGGAGCTCGCAGAGCCATCTTCTGGAGCTTCGCtaatcttcagtaagtaagcgcCGTATCGGTGCATAcacagttgtagcaatattccgGCCCTGAACTACTACACATGTATCGCAAGCCACGGAAATAGCCGAcgggaaggaagaagacctgaagattaacAAAGCACTGAAAG from the Xenopus laevis strain J_2021 chromosome 9_10L, Xenopus_laevis_v10.1, whole genome shotgun sequence genome contains:
- the LOC108701090 gene encoding gastrula zinc finger protein XlCGF49.1-like, encoding MEGLEADSQKKIGKTVWKLSKGEKKETHIPKNVLNVGKSNQSVNVPAAHKNNQRVCSGSPQAPPSTDEQSPRALKVQQIVQEKKFPYSVVGEKVEEKSFYRDDEGKDSKDRRFSCAVCHKSFAQKSNLITHMRVHTGSRPYICTECGKSFSTSSNAVTHQRVHTGERPYSCEECGKSFSISSNLVTHQRVHTGEKPYECSDCGKSFTHRSNLVIHQRGHSGEKPYVCLKCGKNFTHSSHLVAHQKIHA